Genomic window (Paenibacillus sp. 37):
CGCTTTTTCATGTTTGTTATTCCTCTCTATGGGGTATATGTAGTTGTCGAAAAAAGCGGAAATGTCATAATGGTAGGTCTTTAGATTAGGTGTCTAAAGCACTATTTTTTAGTATTATACGTAAAGAAAGTTATTTTGTATATAGTTTGTTTAACTATTATATAACGTTTGGCCTACTGTGTATAAGGTTAGAGTTAATGATGTTTACAATCGTTGGTTTACACGTTCAAACGTTATGTTTATCATGGGAAGGGAACGATTCCAATTACACATACATATCCCAATCCGAAAGGAACATTGGACATGACTAAAGAGAAGATATTGCTCAAACCGGAAGCGATGATTTTTGACATGGATGGTACGCTATTCCAGACAGAGACCCTGTTGTTGCCAGCTTACCAGCAACTATTTGATACATTGCGTGCCGAAGGGCATTTTGAAGGAGAAACTCCACCCGAGGAACGCATGCTGGGAAGTTTGGGCATGTTGCTCGAAGATATATGGAAAGTGGTTATGCCTGAGGCGTCGGAAGCGGCACATCGCCGTGCAGACGAACTGTTGCTTCAACTGGAGATTGAGGGGCTTGATCAAGGAAGTTCTCAATTGTATCCGGGTGTGAAGGAAACGCTGCAAGCATTAAAACAACAAGGAGTGCGTCTTTTTGTCGCAAGTAATGGGCTGGAGGACTATGTGAAGGGTGTGGCGTTTGCACACGAGATTATGCCTTTCTTTGAAGGGGTATACAGTGCAGGCCAATACAAGACTCCCTCCAAGATTAATCTGGTGCAGATCCTGCTTGAGAAACATCGTATTCAGGACGCATGGATGGTAGGGGATCGCTCTTCTGATGTGGAAGCGGGTAAAATGAACGGTCAGGCGGTCATCGGCTGTGCCTATGCCGGGTTCGGACGTGATGAGGAGCTTGCAGACTCAGATGTGCTCATCTCTGATTTTACAGAACTGCTGCGTCTGTATGATGAAGCAGAGTAGCCTCTACGCTGTATAAGTATACTGAGAGATTTAAGATTACGAACCACATGATATAAACCTGTAGACTCAACGGAAATTCGTTGAATACAGGTTTTTTTGTATGATCATGCAGTCACATTCTCCCCTGTAGAAAGTTGATTTCCCTATCCCGCTTTCCTTCATATTCCCTCTATACTTCATTCAAAAGCTATAGGGGGTTCGATTCTGGTGAAACCATCCAAAATACATGCCTATATGTTCATCTTTCCAAGTCTTTTTTTAACTGTTGTATTCGGGATCTATCCGCTGTTATGGGCGCTGCGTTACATGTTCTATGATTATCAAGGCATCGGGACACCTGTCTTCATCGGGCTTGATAATTTTGGACGAATTTTGCGTGACGGCCAATTCTGGGATTCTGTAGGCAACACGGGTGTGTATGCCCTGGGCAAACTCGTCGTTACAATTCCACTATCGTTAACTCTGGCGATTATTCTGAATCGTAAATGGAGAGGGCGATCCCTCTTTAGGGCGATCTATTATCTTCCCACTATTTTTAGCGCTTCGGTCATGGCGATTGTATTTTTTATTATTTTCAACTCTTATAACGGAATATTGAACCAATTGCTGCTTAAGTATCATGTGATCTCCGAATCCATTAGCTGGCTGGGGGCTGAACATGCCATGTTAACAACCATCATCATCGCCATCTGGGGGGCTGTGGGCAACTATATGTTGTTGTTCATTGCGGGTCTTCAGAGCATTCCTGAAGAGTTATATGAGGCGGCATCGCTGGATGGAGCGAGTGAGTTTCAGAAACTGCGGAATGTAACGATTCCGTTGCTGGGTCCTGTCTTGCAGATGATCATCATGCTGGCAATTACCACGGCGCTGAAAGGTTACGAGAGTATTATGGTGCTGACGGAAGGGGGACCGTATGGCAAAACAGAGGTGATGTATCTGTATTTGTTCAAACTGTTGTTTCCCGTGTCGGCTGACACACAATCACTCCAGCAGCTCGGATATGGCAGTGCAGTCGGTTTCACAACGGCTCTCATCGTAGGGGCTGTGACGCTCATTTATTTCCGGATATCCAAAAAGCTCAATGATGTCTATTAATCCCATTCAGGAGGAAACGATGATGACTCAAAACGTACTTGCTCCCTCAGGGTCTCCCCAACTCATTCGCTGGACCAAGCGAACGGTACTTTGGCTGTTTTTGATCGCAATCGCTCTGCTGTCGCTGTTCCCCATCATACTTGTATTGCTCGGTTCCTTCAAAACAAACCAGGAATTGACCGGAGGAGCCACCATCTGGCCGAAGATTTGGCAGTTCTCCAACTATGCTCAGGCTTGGAAAACCGCCAATTTTTCGGGTTTTACGATGAACAGCGTGTTTGTTAGCATAAGTACAACAGTTGGTACGTTGCTGGTAGCTTCGATGTCAGCCTACGCTGTGGATCGAGTGAATTTCAAAGGGAAAAAGGGGTACACCCTGCTCATGGCATCCACTCTGTTTATTTCCATAGGCGCAGTTGTGCTGCGTCCGCAATTTGACCTCATGGTCAAGCTGGGGCTGAATACCACGTTGTGGGGCGTTATTATTATACTGATCAGCGCTCACGCTGCCACATACTTTATTCTGATTGGATTCTTCAAGAGCATCCCGCGCGAACTGGATGAAGCGGCGATGATTGATGGCTGTAATTTTTTCACCACATACTGGCGAATTATTCTTCCGCTCCTGCGGCCCGGACTCGCCGTTGCAGGTCTGGGTGTATTCCAGAGTTCTTGGAATGAATATATTCTTCCATTTGTGTTCACCATGAGCAATCCGGACTTGCAGACTTTGCCGGTTGGGCTGGCTAATCTGCGATATGGCATCGGAGCTGCGGCTGAGGTCCAACTGATGATGGCCGGAGCCTGTCTGTCCATTTTGCCGCTGCTCATCGTTTATATTTTTGCCAACAAATCATTCATGCAGGTGACCTTGGGAGCTGTGAAAGGATAGGCGTGAGCACAATCATGGAAACGGTTTTACGGGTAATTCCACTGTGCTATACTCATTTTAATTCACAGCGGACGGGCCAAGCCGTGTTCAAGGAGCGAGCGCCGATGATATTCGACTTTTATAAAATGTCCCTGAAAAAAAGAATACAGCTGTTGTACATTTTTCTTGTAGTCTTGTGCATCAGTGTGACCGGGATATGCTCTTATCTCTTTGCTGCACGAAGCATTGAGCAGAATGCACTTGAACTGAAACAAAGCATTCTGAACAAATCAGTGCAGGTTATGGATGAACATCTAAGGCACATTGTTGTATCCTCTTTTTCTTTTATGCTTAATGAAACGTTCACCCAGGTCATGAAGGACGTGGGAAAAAATAACACATCTCATTATTATCAGAATCTCTCGCTGCTGCAAACGTCGTTTGCGCAATTGAAGCTCGTAGAGCCACTGATTGATACCGCTTATCTGACAACACCCATCGGTGATTTTTTCTCGACCAAAGATTTTCCGAATCGCAATAACTCGTTCGACAGGGAATACGGACGCTACGTGAAGCTGCAAGGCTGGAATACGATGTGGTTTGGTTCACATCAGAGTCAGTTATTCCAATCCCGAGGAAATGTGTTATCTCTGTTGCTCAAACCCATTGTGATCGATAATCATACCTATTCCAATGTCTATATGGTCGTCAATATGAAGGAAGAGGCGATGCGAGACATTCTGACGCAGGATCTCATGAATAACCAGATTCAACTGTTTTTGCTGCACAAAAACGGAAATGAAGTCATTCGGCCCAGGTCCCGAAATTACGATTTCATTATGGAGCCTGACTTTACCCAACAGTTTAGCCGTGACGATGCTGGGAATTTCATCTACAGGAACGATCAGGGAGAGGACATGCTTGTTAACTATTCGGCATTGTCGATGAACGAGGATTGGGTCATGGTAAGTGTACAGTCCAAGGCTGACTTGTTGTCTCCTCTACAAAAGATACGCTGGCTGATTATCCTGATTATGTTGTTTTGCATTTTACTCGCACTCGGGTTGTCCAGGCTGCTGGCCTCCGCTCTGCTGAAGCCACTGAACAAATTGCGACGCCTAATGGTTGAGGTGGAGTCCAATGATCTGGATGTACGGTTTCGCAGCAAGTATGAAGATGAAGTCAGCGCCGTAGGGCATCGTTTCAATCGGATGTTGGACCAGATTCAGATTCTGTTTGAAGAAGTACGGACAACGGAGCAAGACAAACGGCGGTTTGAAGTCAAGGCGCTTCAGGCGCAGGTTGATCCTCATTTCCTCTACAATACGCTTAATACGATGTTCTGGAAAAGTGAGAGCGGAGAGAAGAAGGATGTAAGTGAGATGATCGTTTCCTTATCCTTGTTATTCCGTCTAGGTCTGAATGATGGCAAAGACATCACCAGTGTGGAGCAGGAGATCAAACATGTCGAACAATACATGCAGCTTCAGCAAAAATGTTATGAGGATCTGTTCATTTATCGGATTGAGGTGGGTGACCCGTCTTGTTACGCTGTCGATATTTTAAAAATATTGCTCCAGCCCTTGGTCGAGAATTCCATCCTGCATGGATTCAATGACAAAGAAGATTTGGGCGTTATCCTGATCCGCATTGATCGTCAGGGTGACACACTACGGCTGGAGGTGGCTGACAATGGATGTGGTATGGATGTAGCCAGTATCTATGCTGAGGAGGCTCCTGACGGGGGACGCAAAGGTTATGCCCTATCCAATCTCCATGGCAGATTAAGCCTGCACTATGGGGATGTGGCCTCGATTGTATTTCATAGCAGTACAGATGTAGGGACAACAGTTGTTATCACGATTCCGATCACCTGAGGAGGGGCAGTATGGGCCAATTGACGATGTGTGTTATGGATGATATCCAGGCAGTTGTAAGGGGCATATCTTCAACTATTCCGTGGGAAGATCATCAGGTTCGGATTGTAGGCACGGCGAATAATGGAGAGCGCGGTTGGTCCTTGTTGCTGGAGCAGCAACCCGACATCGTGATTAGTGATATCCGGATGCCCAAGTTGAGCGGGCTGGAGCTAATGAAGCGGGCATTGGATGCCGGACTGCGAGCCAAATTTATTTTCATCAGTGGTTATTCGGATTTCCAATATGCACAGGAGGCCATCAAGCTGGGTGCATCCGACTATTTGCTCAAACCGTTTACCCCTGAAGAAATACTCGGTGCGGTGTTGAAGGTAAGACAGGTGATTAAGGAAGAACAGGCACAGTGCAAACAGTTGGAACAGTTGGAGCAGAAGGTGGAGAGCAGCAGCCAGTACGAGCGTCACAGCTATCTACTGGGTTTGTTGCGTCATGAAATCGGGGGATTCCTGAATGAAAGTCGCTGGAACGAGCTGCATATTGATCTCGATTCATCCAATCTTCTCGTCATGGTCATCGAGGTGGATGGATATACGCGATATGGTTACACGATGCATCTGGATGCCGAAATCGTTCCTTTTGCGGTCCAAAATATTATGGGAGAAACCATAAACCGCTATACCAAGGGCGTTGTTTTACGGGAAAACCGATACCGGCTCGCAGCCATATTTAACACACCAAGCCACATAGATGTCTCCGAGCTACTGGAGCAATGCCGCCAAAATGTGGAGCGATTCAGCAAAAAAACAGTCTCGCTTGGTGTTGGTACAATTGCCCGCAGACCACAGGAAGTCTGGACGTCCTACGCACATGCAGATCAGGCGATATCCTATCGTTTTTACAGTGAAGGAAATTGCATCCTCAAGTACGCTGAACTGGAGAATCAGGCCTGTGTGGCTCCGGTGTATCCTTTGGAGAAGGAGAAAGAGCTTTTTTACGCACTCAAATGTGGTAATGAGAGTACCTGTCACCGCATCATTGATGAAATTCTCGAAGAATGGCAGGTTTCCGAAGGTTTTCCCGAGCCGCTCACGATGATTCGTTTGCTGTCTGGATTGGCTTTTGCCATCTACCGTGCCTTTTGTGATGAGATTACAGCAGAGGAACGCTTGCGTCTGGAGGCCGACCTGACAGTGCTTGAGGCGATGCGTTCCTTGACGTTTGAGGGCTGGAGGGGATATATCAAGCATTTTAGCAGTATGGGTTGTGAGATTATGGACAAAAAACGACTCACCGATGTCAAACAGGCGATTAGCAAAGCGCAGGAATATATCAGTCTGAATCTTGCAGAAAATCTGACGCTGCATGCCTGTGCCCAATCCGTGCATTTAAGTCCAAGTTACTTTGCCAATGCCTTCAAAAAGGAAACCGGCATAACGCCGATTCAATATATTACCAAGATGAGGATGGAAAAAGCAAAAGAGTTGCTGGTTGCAGGTGTACAGGTGCAAGAGATCTGCCAGAGGCTGGGTTATGAGGACAGGCCTTATTTCAGCGGTTTGTTCAAGAAATATTGCGGCATGACGCCAACCTGCTTCCGGCAAATGTATGAGAACTGAAAACAGATACGGATCGTCATTTTTCCCACCATGCAAAGTCAGAATGTCCCTCACCTCCATGAAAGCGTAGCGATTATCATTACGTTAACGGATAACCAAACGGGTTGTCCAGACAAGCATAAGGGGGCATATCAATGGTTAAAAAGTGGATGGTGACTACGCTAAGTGCATTACTGGCGCTAAGTTTGGCAGGTTGTTCTGCTGACAGTGGTACTTCGGCAAATAGCGAATCTGGGACGAGCGGGGAGAATGCCGGAGGGAAAACCAAAATCATATATTGGACACCGGACCGCCATGATGCTGATTTTATGAAATCCAAGATCGATGAGTTCAACCAGACGAACAAGGACAACATTGAAGTGGAGATGACCGTGATGGGGGACAACTATCCACAAGCGGTCGATATTGCTTTTGCCAGCAAGCAGGCACCCGATGTGCTGCAAGTTAATGATTTTCAGACGTATTATCAGAAGGGGTATCTCGCCCCGATCGATGGATATATGAGTGATGAGATGAAAGCCGTATTTAAAGACAGCTTGATTGAAAATAAAAACACGATTGATGGAAAAATATATTCCCTCCCCAATACAGGGCAGGTCTGGCGACTTGTGTATAACAAGGATATTTTCAAAATGGCAGGGATCGAGAGCCCGCCAAAAACGTTGGCTGAGTTGGTTGCAGATGCCAAAAAAATTACCGAAGCTGGTAAAAGTGAAGGCATCTATGGCTTTGCCAGCCCGTTCAAGAGCAGCAGCGGCTTCTGGAGAGCAGCCAATACGATTGCAGGTGCAAGCAATAATGTTGGTATCGATGGTTACAACTACAAGACTGGCCAATTTGATTTTGGGATGTACAAGGATATTGCAATGGCACTTCGCCAGATGAATCAGGATGGCAGCATGCTGCCAGGGGTTGAAAGTCTGGACATCGATCCGCTCAGAGCCCAGTTTGCTCAAGGCAAAATCGGAATGTACATTAACCACTCCGGTGAACCAGGGGTATATAAAGATCAGTTTCCTACAAAAGAAAATTGGGCAGCCGCTCCTGTGCCAACAAATGATGGAACAATCAAGGGCGCTTCACAAGTCATCGGGGGCTCCTACATCGGCATCAATGCAGATTCTGCCAACAAGGAAGCGGCATGGAAGTTTATGGCGTATGTGTACAGCACAGATCTTCAGAGTGAATACTACGAAAAAGGATACGGAATCTCACTGATTCCTGCTGTATTAAGCTCTGACAAAAAACCAAGCATTCCGGGCATTGAAGGTTTCCTGCCCAAACGTTATGATGCCATTTTCCCGGCAAATCCAAGTGTGGTGACCGAGAGTTCACTGGAAGGCACCAAATGGGGTGAGGCTTTCTCAATCTTTGTATTCACGGGTGGCGATCTCGATGCTGTGATCAAAGATCTGGATACAAGGTACAATGCGGCTCTGGAGAAAACCAAAGCGGCAGGGTTGACCAACATAACTGCTGATCCTTCGTTTGATTCTTCCAAACTTCAGGGTAAATTGTCCACAGAAGACTAATAAACGTTCATAGCGGCCGTGGTTTAACTACTTCGGTCGCTTATTCACAAGGAAAGGGGAAAGCAAAATGATTATTAATCATGCGTCTATCGATGCACATATCGTGAACGAAACGAGTTCCCGCAAGATCTTGGGTATGGGCGGTACATTAATGATGGTGGAGGTTACTTTTGCTAAAGGTGGTATTGGAGAAGTTCACTCCCATGATGCGCACGAGCAGGTCAGTTATATCGTCAAAGGCAGCTTTGAGGTTCAGGTCGGTGAAGAAACTCGCATCTTAAAAGCAGGAGACAGCTTTTATGCCGGCTTTAACGTCCCGCATGGGGTCAAGGCACTGGAGGACTCCGTCATTCTGGATGTATTTACCCCGTTCCGTCAGGATTTCCTTGAGGCATCCCAATGAGCGATTTTTACCTTTCGGCAACGGATCTGCAACGGGCTGCCCAATATTATGAAAAACATTTTCCGGAAGAAGCCCGAAATTCGCTCACGATTGCCAATCGTGCCATCCTGAATGAATTTATCGTTCCTTATACCAACGATCTGAATCGCTGGATTCCGATGGGGACACCTGTGGACTGGCTTCACAACCCGACCAATGATCTGGAGTTCACATGGGGCATCAATCGACACTGGCATATGCTCGATCTGGGCAAGGCGTATCTGATGAAGGGCAATCCGCTATATGTAACAGCATTTATTGACCACTTCCGTAGTTGGAGACAGCAAAACCCGGTACCTGTAAATCTGGTTTACGACGAGGCTGTGTTCTTTCAAAAACCCGGTCCGTGGCGCCTGCTGGAGACGGGGCTACGTGTACAGTCCTGGATATCGGCATATAAATATATGGAAGCGAGTTCACTGATAGACGAAGGCTTTCAGGCGGAGTTTCGACAAGGTCTGGACGAGCACGCCGAGTTTTTGACCCGTTACCTCGGCAGCACGGAAATCAATCATGCTATTATGCATATGCAAGGGTTATTCATGATTGCTACGTTCTACCACCAGCACCCGCGAAGTCCATACTGGCGTCAAGTGGCGATGGAACGTCTTGAGCTGTGTTTGCTGCATCAGTTGGGTGAAGAAGGAATACAGGTTGAACTGACAACACATTACCACAATGCCAGCATCGAGATGTTTGGCACGCCTTATCGGTTGGGCGAGATTTCAGGGCATCCTTTCTCGGCATGGTATGCCCGCTGTCTGCGCCAAATGACTGCATTCACCGAGGCGCTGATCCGACCAGATCATCAGTCTACCGGTATTGGTGATTCGGATTGGGTTGGCGATGGACGACAACGACTGACCTTGCTTGGCGCGATCCTGGACGATGATGATTTGATGGCTCGCGGAACGGATAGCTCGGAGTGTCTCTGGTTGCTGGGTGTGGAGAAATATGAGCGATGCCTCCGACTACAGGCTTCTTCTTCTCCGGCGTTGTCGACCCGAGCTTTCCCGCAGACAGGATATTATGTCATGAGGGACAAGTATCAATATCTTTTTTTTGATGCGGCTGCCATGGGCGGAGCACACGGACATGCCGATGCGCTGAATGTGGAGTGGATGTGGAAGAACCAGCTTTTCTTCA
Coding sequences:
- a CDS encoding HAD family hydrolase — protein: MTKEKILLKPEAMIFDMDGTLFQTETLLLPAYQQLFDTLRAEGHFEGETPPEERMLGSLGMLLEDIWKVVMPEASEAAHRRADELLLQLEIEGLDQGSSQLYPGVKETLQALKQQGVRLFVASNGLEDYVKGVAFAHEIMPFFEGVYSAGQYKTPSKINLVQILLEKHRIQDAWMVGDRSSDVEAGKMNGQAVIGCAYAGFGRDEELADSDVLISDFTELLRLYDEAE
- a CDS encoding carbohydrate ABC transporter permease, producing MKPSKIHAYMFIFPSLFLTVVFGIYPLLWALRYMFYDYQGIGTPVFIGLDNFGRILRDGQFWDSVGNTGVYALGKLVVTIPLSLTLAIILNRKWRGRSLFRAIYYLPTIFSASVMAIVFFIIFNSYNGILNQLLLKYHVISESISWLGAEHAMLTTIIIAIWGAVGNYMLLFIAGLQSIPEELYEAASLDGASEFQKLRNVTIPLLGPVLQMIIMLAITTALKGYESIMVLTEGGPYGKTEVMYLYLFKLLFPVSADTQSLQQLGYGSAVGFTTALIVGAVTLIYFRISKKLNDVY
- a CDS encoding carbohydrate ABC transporter permease — protein: MTQNVLAPSGSPQLIRWTKRTVLWLFLIAIALLSLFPIILVLLGSFKTNQELTGGATIWPKIWQFSNYAQAWKTANFSGFTMNSVFVSISTTVGTLLVASMSAYAVDRVNFKGKKGYTLLMASTLFISIGAVVLRPQFDLMVKLGLNTTLWGVIIILISAHAATYFILIGFFKSIPRELDEAAMIDGCNFFTTYWRIILPLLRPGLAVAGLGVFQSSWNEYILPFVFTMSNPDLQTLPVGLANLRYGIGAAAEVQLMMAGACLSILPLLIVYIFANKSFMQVTLGAVKG
- a CDS encoding sensor histidine kinase → MIFDFYKMSLKKRIQLLYIFLVVLCISVTGICSYLFAARSIEQNALELKQSILNKSVQVMDEHLRHIVVSSFSFMLNETFTQVMKDVGKNNTSHYYQNLSLLQTSFAQLKLVEPLIDTAYLTTPIGDFFSTKDFPNRNNSFDREYGRYVKLQGWNTMWFGSHQSQLFQSRGNVLSLLLKPIVIDNHTYSNVYMVVNMKEEAMRDILTQDLMNNQIQLFLLHKNGNEVIRPRSRNYDFIMEPDFTQQFSRDDAGNFIYRNDQGEDMLVNYSALSMNEDWVMVSVQSKADLLSPLQKIRWLIILIMLFCILLALGLSRLLASALLKPLNKLRRLMVEVESNDLDVRFRSKYEDEVSAVGHRFNRMLDQIQILFEEVRTTEQDKRRFEVKALQAQVDPHFLYNTLNTMFWKSESGEKKDVSEMIVSLSLLFRLGLNDGKDITSVEQEIKHVEQYMQLQQKCYEDLFIYRIEVGDPSCYAVDILKILLQPLVENSILHGFNDKEDLGVILIRIDRQGDTLRLEVADNGCGMDVASIYAEEAPDGGRKGYALSNLHGRLSLHYGDVASIVFHSSTDVGTTVVITIPIT
- a CDS encoding helix-turn-helix domain-containing protein; this translates as MGQLTMCVMDDIQAVVRGISSTIPWEDHQVRIVGTANNGERGWSLLLEQQPDIVISDIRMPKLSGLELMKRALDAGLRAKFIFISGYSDFQYAQEAIKLGASDYLLKPFTPEEILGAVLKVRQVIKEEQAQCKQLEQLEQKVESSSQYERHSYLLGLLRHEIGGFLNESRWNELHIDLDSSNLLVMVIEVDGYTRYGYTMHLDAEIVPFAVQNIMGETINRYTKGVVLRENRYRLAAIFNTPSHIDVSELLEQCRQNVERFSKKTVSLGVGTIARRPQEVWTSYAHADQAISYRFYSEGNCILKYAELENQACVAPVYPLEKEKELFYALKCGNESTCHRIIDEILEEWQVSEGFPEPLTMIRLLSGLAFAIYRAFCDEITAEERLRLEADLTVLEAMRSLTFEGWRGYIKHFSSMGCEIMDKKRLTDVKQAISKAQEYISLNLAENLTLHACAQSVHLSPSYFANAFKKETGITPIQYITKMRMEKAKELLVAGVQVQEICQRLGYEDRPYFSGLFKKYCGMTPTCFRQMYEN
- a CDS encoding ABC transporter substrate-binding protein is translated as MVKKWMVTTLSALLALSLAGCSADSGTSANSESGTSGENAGGKTKIIYWTPDRHDADFMKSKIDEFNQTNKDNIEVEMTVMGDNYPQAVDIAFASKQAPDVLQVNDFQTYYQKGYLAPIDGYMSDEMKAVFKDSLIENKNTIDGKIYSLPNTGQVWRLVYNKDIFKMAGIESPPKTLAELVADAKKITEAGKSEGIYGFASPFKSSSGFWRAANTIAGASNNVGIDGYNYKTGQFDFGMYKDIAMALRQMNQDGSMLPGVESLDIDPLRAQFAQGKIGMYINHSGEPGVYKDQFPTKENWAAAPVPTNDGTIKGASQVIGGSYIGINADSANKEAAWKFMAYVYSTDLQSEYYEKGYGISLIPAVLSSDKKPSIPGIEGFLPKRYDAIFPANPSVVTESSLEGTKWGEAFSIFVFTGGDLDAVIKDLDTRYNAALEKTKAAGLTNITADPSFDSSKLQGKLSTED
- a CDS encoding cupin domain-containing protein, with the translated sequence MIINHASIDAHIVNETSSRKILGMGGTLMMVEVTFAKGGIGEVHSHDAHEQVSYIVKGSFEVQVGEETRILKAGDSFYAGFNVPHGVKALEDSVILDVFTPFRQDFLEASQ
- a CDS encoding alginate lyase family protein is translated as MSDFYLSATDLQRAAQYYEKHFPEEARNSLTIANRAILNEFIVPYTNDLNRWIPMGTPVDWLHNPTNDLEFTWGINRHWHMLDLGKAYLMKGNPLYVTAFIDHFRSWRQQNPVPVNLVYDEAVFFQKPGPWRLLETGLRVQSWISAYKYMEASSLIDEGFQAEFRQGLDEHAEFLTRYLGSTEINHAIMHMQGLFMIATFYHQHPRSPYWRQVAMERLELCLLHQLGEEGIQVELTTHYHNASIEMFGTPYRLGEISGHPFSAWYARCLRQMTAFTEALIRPDHQSTGIGDSDWVGDGRQRLTLLGAILDDDDLMARGTDSSECLWLLGVEKYERCLRLQASSSPALSTRAFPQTGYYVMRDKYQYLFFDAAAMGGAHGHADALNVEWMWKNQLFFTDTGRYTYEEGKWRRYFKSTRAHNTVTVDGLDQTPYLSTQQWGEPEAQATTLRWESNDSYHFIDASQDGYTHLSDPVTHRRWMLAGVETPILLIVDWLEAEAEHTLEQRFHLHPQTDIALRINEAGEMTADMSYEASSITLTMQWVTAGMGKGAFALTEQPGWVSEVYGSKSETSVIQGKADFSGKVGILTLCLPADHTDQVTRVTTCQLEPDLMRLSLSYVQGEEKGYIVIDNDTLQWTKEQK